The following DNA comes from Chloroflexota bacterium.
GGGCGCCCAAGTCGTGAACATAGACGGCGAGCAGTTCGTATTCCCCCGCGAGACCCGCGACGCCGAATCCGCCGCCATCATCCGCGAGTGCGTGGAGCGCGGCAAGGGCGTTAGCACCCCCTCGGGCATCCAGGGCGTGTGGCTGGACTCGCCCATGATTGAGATCATCCACGGCCCGGGCACCGTGCAGCGAGAACTCCCCGCCATGGTGCGCCAGTTCGGACGCTTCGGCGTGGACATCGTCAAGGAGCCGATGCTGGTCTACCCCACGCTGCACTACCAGAACGGCGGCATCGCCATCAAGCCCGACTGCACCACCGACATCCCGGGTCTGTACGTGGCGGGCGAGGCGTCGGGCGGCGTCCACGGCCGCAACCGCCTCATGGGCAACTCCCTGCTGGATGTAACCGTATTCGGGCGGCGGGCGGGCATCACCGTAGGCCAGCACTTCCGCGACGTCAAACTGGGCAAACTCACGCTGAGCCACCTGGAACGCTGGGAGAAAGAATTGAAGGACGCCGGGCTAGACCCCAAGGTCAGCGCCCCCATCCTGCTGCCCGACTACACGCGCAAGAAGGGCGTGTAGGGGGACAACGCACCCTCGCGCCCACGGCAAAGGCCGGAGCGAGAGGCCGCTGAAACCCATTGACGCGCCGTGAGAGTGCGGCTACAATTGAGATGGGGAACAGCATGCGGTTGTGGAGAACCGATATGGGCGCTTTGTTTCCTGACACCCATCCCAGAATTGAAGCCCTGCAAATTGACCTGATTCGGCGTATGCCGCCGTGGAGAAAGATGGCGGTGGTGGAAAGCCTGAATGAAACCGTCAGAACGCTGGCTATCAGTGGGATCAAGCAGCGTTACCCCCAGGCAACCGCCGAACAAGTCCACCGCATGTTCGCAGAAATGGCGCTGGGTGCAGAACTGGCAGAGAAGGTGTATGGACGTGTCCGGTGAAACGACGCGCATCACACTGCTGGTGGCCCAAACGCTGGAACGGCTGCGAAATAGCGTTGACGCCTAACACAAGTTATGGTATGATGTGAGCGGAGGAGCCGGAAGCGAGTACTGCGCGAGCGGCTCGTTCGCATACGCAGCGGGCCTGCCGGCTAGTACTATAACGTTCGAGGCGAGTCGTGCGAGAGTATCACAGCTTGCGCGGACATGGTAAGGCGCGCTAGGTGGGGATGCAATGATAGAAACGCGAATCTTGACCACACAGACCAAGCTAGACCCAAGCGATCTCGTAGCAGTGGTGTTCAAGATGTCAGAGGACGGCTGGAAACCGGCCCTGCTGGGGTCGCAAACTGCATTGCTTCAGATCGCCGGGGTGGAAGTTGGGTTACCGATACTGCTAGGAATGTCCGAGTCGGCGCTGGGAAGGCGCTTTTCGGGAGGCATATGGGGAGGGGAGGCGTTCTTCCGAGACCAGGATATGTACTATGTTGTGACGAACCCGACTGGTCGCCCCGCATGGATCAGGTATACCCTGTCTGGACTCTCTGGGCAATCGTTACCAGAAGCCAGCCTTGAAGTCGGTGTTGTGTCAGCGGATAGCAGTGGACTAGCCGAACGCCTGAGCGCGTTCTCACAGGCATTTGAGAATGCAGTCAAGTCATCGCTAGATGGTCGCAAAACCCGCCACATGGTCTTTGATTGGCACGAAGTACACCCGGGTACCCCACGTCTTGATAAGCTGATTGAAGCAAGCCACCTGCGAGGAGCACCGACCTTTGAACGGGCGAGTCTGCAACCAGTGGAGATAGAAGCAGCCCGAGTTCTAACCTCAAGACAAGCCAGAGATTTGCTTATTGAGTTGAGCGAAGCCGGATTCNNNNNNNCAGAGCTACACCGCTCAGGCCTCCTGAGCGTTGAGTATCTTCTGGAGTGCAAGCAGAGAGGAACACCGCTGACGCGACTGAGGGACGAACAGCAACTGCAGGGTCCCGAAATGCAAGAACTATTATGCCCATATTGTTCAACTAGATTTGCTCAAGAGAGAATAGCGGAAGGATACAGCCTTTCTGACCTCGGTCGGAGAATGTGCAGGCGCAGCCGCTGGATGACCATTTGGGTAACGCATCTTCTATCGGATCTTGGAGTGCCTATCGACTCCATTCTGTGGAACGTCTCTGACGCCGGCGAAGAAGTTGACTTACTTATGGAAGTTTTGGGAGAGGTCTGGATATTTGAGCTAAAAGATAGAGAGTTTGGTGCCGGTGATGCTTATCCTTTGAACTATAGGCAAGTTCGCTACAAGGCAGACAAGTCTATTGTGGTCACGACCGAAAGAGTATCTGGTGACGCGAAAAGAGTATTTGAAGAACTTGCTCGTGAGAGTCAACGACCAGATCGGAGCGGCCCTGTCTACATAGAGGGGCTTGATGCCATCCAAGAAACAATGCGGGCAGAGATCACGAAAGCGGCGCTTCGCTACGCAAGCCAAAGGCTGTCGGTGATCAGCGAATTGCTGGGCTATGACATGGGGGTAATACTTGCCGAACGCTTTGGACAGCACTATGAGCCTCAGAGAGAGATCACCATTGAGGAGCTCCTCTTCTAGCACAACTTCACGCGGCTAAAATCTTGCTGCAGCCAACGCCGCCTTCGGCAGTGCGGCTCGGCGCGCAACTCGCAGCCGTCCGTGTCGTCATTTCCGGAGGGCGCCCGACATGAAACACATGAGACGCGCGATCGTTCTCCTGCTCCTCCTGGCGAGCGCCTGCGCCACCATCACCGCGGCGGGAGGCGCACGCCCTGGCCCGCCCCCCACCGCCACGCTGACCCCCGCAGTGCCCGCGCCGTGGACTCTCCCCTCATCCAACACCCCGCTCTCCCCGCCACGGGCAACGAGTCCCACGGCCCTATCGGTTGTCTGGGAAAAGCGATTTGACAACAACGGGAAGGCCGATCTCGCAGCCGACATCGTAGAAACGTCCGACGGCGACCTGGTCGTCGTCGGCGTCACCGGCCCGACTTCCTGCCTGCTGTGGTGCAATGTGGACGGCTGGATCATCAAACTCAACGCGCGCGGCGAACTGCTCTGGGCGCGTCAGATGGGCAGCGGTCAGGCCGACTCGTTCAACTCCGTTACTCTCAACGGCAACCACTATTGGATTACCGGCACCCGATATGTGTTTCCCTACGCCTACCAGGCCTGGCTGTTGGAGATCGCCCCCGACGGCAGCGTGGTGTGGGAAAAGACCTTCGGCGGCAATCAGGACGAATTCGTTATGGAAACGATCCCTACCCCCGATGGGAATTTCCTGATGACCGGCCGTACCGAGTCGTTCGGCGTTCAGGATGGCAAAGGGGACGTCTGGCTGGTCAAGTTGAATCCCAGCGGCGAGATCATCTGGAGCAAGACGTACGATTTAGGCGCGGAAGATGGCGGCACTGCGCTCACCCCCTGGGGGTCAAATCGCTACATCCTCACCGCCGATACGTGCACAGCCGACTGCCGCAGCATCCTTACTCCGCATGTCTTTGCTTCCTACCTGGTGCTTGACGCGAACGGGAACATCCTCAAGACGCAGACCTTCAACGAAGGCCCCAAGAACAAGTTCGGCTCCATCATACCCACCCGCGACGGTGGCGCAGTCATCGTGGGCGGGACCAGCATGCAGGAGACATTCCCCAGCGAAGACGTCTGGATCGTCAAACTGGATGCCAACGCCGACGTGGCGTGGATGAGAATCTTCAACAGTCGCAGACGCTATGACAGCGCCTATGACATCGTGCAGATGCCTGACGGCGGCTACGTGGTGTCGGCTTACTCCCAGGTTTACCAAACGCCGGAGATGAACTTTGACAACTTTTGGATAATAAGGCTGAACAGCGCCGGAGAGAACCTCTGGTCTCGCATCTGGGGCGGCCCGGACAATGACGATCCTGTGTCCATGATTCGCACCTCCGATGGCGGAATCGTGGCGGTCGGCTTCATTGATGCGGTGTCCTGGCCGCTGGACAAGATTCCCGGCCCGTCGGATTTCTACGTGATCAAAATGACCGACACGCAGGCGCTGTTTCTCCCTTGCGTGTATCGGGATTTCCGGTGATACCACAGGAGAGGGCGTACACATCTTAGCAAGTGAACGGAGACCGCTGTAGCGAGCGTGACCACGGAAGAACACCTTACGCTGCCTGTATTCTTTGTGCCAAGGCATGAGGGCCCACATCTCTCGTCCCGAGTGACACCAGCCGCGGTGGACCGGCCTACATGTCTGGCAGCAGAGTATTCCTGGTCGTCCTACGGCGACTGCTTTGGAAGCACCCAATTCTCGGTGAATCGAAGCCCGAGAAGCGCGTGATTCTCTCTCGGATCCGAAGCGAGCGACCTTCCGCGAGTGAAACGGCCAAAGCCGTCATGAGGTGAGAGAGCTATGAAACCCTATTTGATTGTATTCGGAATAATATTCACCCTCTGGTTCCTCAATTGGGCCTTCAGCAACTCGCGCAAAGCAAAACAGTATGACGAGCTTAAGCCAAGGCTAGACAAGCTAGACGCCGCAGAGTCTGATCTAAGAAACAGGCAGGCGGAGTGGGAGAAAAAGGTGCAGCGTGATATGGAAGCTATCAATACCCTTGCAAAGCAAAAATCCGAAGGGTTCCCTTGGCTGGCACAAGCGTATGCCGACTATTTCTACCTCCAGGATCTGGAACGGGCGCGTTATCTTGAGTACAAGTCCCATCCAGCAATGAAGGCAGCTGAACAGGTCAGAGAAATAGCTGCCAAACGTAGAGACGCTGAAAAACTCTATCGGATTCTGAAGTACCAGCTAGAGTACTACGAGAGTTTGTTCCCTTGGTTGATAGATTTCAAAGGCGAAGAGATTGATGATCTCATAAGACAGATCTCGCAGAAAAGGGAGGACAGCCTGGACGATTCTGGGGAACCTGATGACCCAGCAAAGAAATGGTTAACGGCGGCCGAATATGAGTCACTCCCGAGGGTCGAGAAATATCAGTTAGCCCTGGACCGTTACTGGCAAAAGAAAAAGACGAGGTGGGAAATTGGAAGGGATTATGAACGGTACGTAGGCTACCTCTATGAATCAAAGGGCTATCACGTCTATTACCAGGGAATCGTAGAAGGGCTGGCCGATTTGGGTCGTGATTTGGTTGCCCGCAAAGACAACCAGGTTGAGATTATACAATGCAAGTACTGGTCCAAAGAAAAACAGATCCATGAGAAACACATCTTTCAGTTGTACGGGACTGTCATTGCATACAGGATAGACCACCCTGGAACCCAGGTATCCGGTTGCTTTGTAACATCTACCAGACTGTCGGATAGAGCAATCAAAGTTGTCGAAAACCTACCTCTTCAGCGGTACCCAGCTATCAAGTGTAATGTTTCACGAAGAGATGGGACGAAAATCTATCACCTCCCATTTGATCAGCAGTATGATAGGACCGTGATCGAGCAAGAGAGACTTGAGTGCTATGTTGAGACTGTAGCACAAGCGGAGGCACTTGGATACCGCCGCGCGTATCGCTGGAAAGGCCAATCGCAAGAATAATGTCCTGGCAGGGCGCATTCTGAAATTCCGCCCATACGGCGGGGACTGCGCCCGGCGCGCGGCACGGGGCAACGAGTTTGGACACAGCACTCCAGCGGCCGCGCACTTACCCCACCACCTCCGCCAGCGCCGCGTCCAAGTCCTCCAGCGTGCCCACAATGCGCGTGGACAGGAACCGCACCGCCCAGTTGTTGACCAGCGGCGAGATGGCGATGACCGGCTTTCCGGCGCGGCGGGCCTCCCACATCTCCACCGCCGTGCCCATGCTGCACGACGGCACGAACGCAATCACCACATCGGCCCGCCTGGCCTCCTCAATCATGGCGAAAAACGTGGCGCGCGCCTCCTCGTCCGAG
Coding sequences within:
- a CDS encoding restriction endonuclease, translated to MKPYLIVFGIIFTLWFLNWAFSNSRKAKQYDELKPRLDKLDAAESDLRNRQAEWEKKVQRDMEAINTLAKQKSEGFPWLAQAYADYFYLQDLERARYLEYKSHPAMKAAEQVREIAAKRRDAEKLYRILKYQLEYYESLFPWLIDFKGEEIDDLIRQISQKREDSLDDSGEPDDPAKKWLTAAEYESLPRVEKYQLALDRYWQKKKTRWEIGRDYERYVGYLYESKGYHVYYQGIVEGLADLGRDLVARKDNQVEIIQCKYWSKEKQIHEKHIFQLYGTVIAYRIDHPGTQVSGCFVTSTRLSDRAIKVVENLPLQRYPAIKCNVSRRDGTKIYHLPFDQQYDRTVIEQERLECYVETVAQAEALGYRRAYRWKGQSQE